The following coding sequences lie in one Kryptolebias marmoratus isolate JLee-2015 linkage group LG5, ASM164957v2, whole genome shotgun sequence genomic window:
- the phactr4a gene encoding phosphatase and actin regulator 4A isoform X6 — protein sequence MGHSASSESVAQQPAYPNTDQEVDLQQTTAGAEEGNSGDRTPPTKHKGKLSKMGKFFKKPWKWKKKKPSDKFTETSKALERRISVRKSRQELIDKGVLREIPENESTDVNHSKAPSLKNGHPVSMDIDRISQREADVKESLIKAPQGDERRSRAPSDASRTSRPPLDVDFHAGLSVDVDRRSRLSSDTEKKSGSLPRGVPPDDRYRREVRERRDERTDRDIRERRDRDEREKRDRDRDEREKRDRDRDEREKRDRDRDRDEREKRDRDRDEREKRDRDRDEREKRDRDRDEREKRERDRDERERRDRDEREKRDREQFEREKRDRDRDEREKRDRDEREKRDREQDERERRDREEREKKARERDERDRKDRDEKERTIREERERRDRDEKERRDRDERERKDRDRDEKDRRDRVEKERRDRNERERVDEREPEKKRRPVGQRSWDDSYAKAKTSQDLPETDLLPHLQSSSSAEVRRTTLPRYDKPVEFRSRTAEFSQPGSGVIVVPAPSRHSPPTPPKRMTPVTKRHSVDPSPPSQVPESSATAPVLVPPAVSKSENSEDKTHAAVPQMCSESPPSLPSHIPPSPPRVKPLQPFSGPVPTVQTDPPSPTTEPPNQPPHIPLHIRIQKALASPRPVQPNPDSSQRAHSQLFEILDFTEEPEEGNVRFSLPVTIEPLRLPEDDDFDMEEELQKLKAQRPPRKPELEPRSRRGLIGDPRVTVIPEVGGPEDSEEDSDGPIPYRDDDNDDDDDDDEDPSSGLANRVKRKDTLALRLEKQEKQQRGERHGQENDDGMSWSSREQWLAVRNKIGSALTRRLSQRPSQEELEQRNILPAKNEVDRRLERSEIKRRLTRKLSQRPTVAELRARKILRFHEYVECTHAEDYDRRADKPWTKLTPADKAAIRKELNEFKSSEMEVHEESKMYTRFHRP from the exons ATGGGACACAGTGCTAGCAGCGAGTCTGTGGCCCAGCAACCAGCCTATCCCAACACTG ACCAGGAGGTTGACCTGCAACAGACTACAGCAGGGGCTGAAGAAGGAAACTCGGGTGACAGAACACCTCCaactaaacataaaggcaaATTGTCCAAAATGGGAAAGTTCTTCAAGAAGCcctggaaatggaagaagaagaagccaagTGACAAGTTCACAGAAACATCTAAAG CTTTGGAAAGAAGAATTTCTGTCAGGAAGTCTCGCCAAGAGCTTATTGACAAGGGGGTTTTAAGGGAAATCCCTGAGAATG AAAGCACTGATGTGAACCATTCCAAAGCTCCATCATTAAAAAATGGACACCCTGTATCAATGGACATAGACAGAATTTCTCAAAGGGAGGCTGACGTCAAGGAGAGTCTTATCAAGGCGCCTCAGGGAGATGAGCGGCGAAGTAGAGCTCCATCGGATGCTTCTCGAACTAGCAGGCCACCTCTGGATGTGGACTTTCATGCAGGGCTCTCTGTGGATGTGGACAGGCGAAGTCGTCTTTCATCAGATACTGAAAAGAAAAGCGGATCTCTTCCTCGAGGAGTGCCACCAGACGATAGATACCGCAGAGAAGTCAGAGAGAGAAGAGATGAACGGACAGACAGAGACATTCGAGAGAGGAGGGATCGGGACGAGAGGGAGAAGAGGGATCGAGATCGAGATGAGAGGGAGAAGAGGGATCGAGATCGGGATGAGAGGGAGAAGAGGGATAGAGATCGGGATCGGGATGAGAGGGAGAAGAGGGATCGAGATCGGGATGAGAGGGAGAAGAGGGATCGAGATCGGGATGAGAGGGAGAAAAGGGATCGAGATCGGGATGAGAGGGAGAAAAGGGAACGAGATCGGGATGAGAGAGAGCGAAGGGATCGGGATGAGAGGGAGAAGAGGGATCGAGAACAGTTTGAGAGGGAGAAAAGGGATCGAGATCGGGATGAGAGGGAGAAGAGAGATCGGGATGAGAGGGAAAAGAGGGATCGAGAACAGGATGAAAGAGAGCGAAGGGACcgggaggagagggagaaaaaggCTCGAGAACGGGATGAAAGAGACAGGAAGGACCGAGATGAGAAGGAGAGGACGATTCGAGAGGAAAGGGAAAGGAGGGATCGTGATGAGAAAGAGAGAAGGGATCGAGATGAGAGAGAAAGGAAGGACAGAGATCGGGATGAAAAAGATCGAAGGGATCGAGttgaaaaagaaaggagggatcgcaatgagagagagagggtggaTGAAAGAGAACCTGAAAAGAAGAGGAGACCAGTGGGTCAGCGGTCTTGGGATGACTCGTATGCTAAAGCCAAGACCAGCCAGGACCTCCCTGAAACTGACCTGCTTCCTCATCTACAGAGCAGTTCCTCAGCTGAAGTCCGAAGGACCACACTGCCCAGATATGACAAACCTGTAGAATTCCGAAGTCGCACAG CAGAGTTTTCTCAGCCTGGCAGCGGTGTGATTGTGGTCCCAGCACCCTCTAGGCactctccccccaccccaccgAAGAGGATGACTCCGGTCACCAAGCGTCATTCAGTGGACCCTTCTCCTCCCAGCCAGGTCCCAGAGTCTTCTGCCACTGCCCCTGTTCTGGTGCCCCCTGCAGTCTCTAAATCAGAAAACAGTGAGGACAAGACACATGCCGCAGTTCCCCAGATGTGTAGCGAGTCTCCCCCCTCGCTTCCATCCCACATCCCTCCATCTCCTCCCAGGGTCAAGCCTCTCCAGCCGTTCTCTGGTCCTGTGCCTACTGTGCAAACTGACCCCCCCAGCCCAACAACAGAGCCTCCCAACCAGCCTCCACATATCCCTCTCCACATCCGTATACAGAAAGCCCTGGCAAGCCCCAGACCAGTTCAGCCCAACCCAGACAGTTCCCAGAGGGCTCATTCACAGCTGTTTGAGATTTTAGATTTCACTGAAGAGCCGGAGGAGGGTAACGTGCGCTTCTCGCTTCCTGTCACCATCGAACCTCTCAGACT GCCAGAGGATGATGACTTCGACATGGAGGAAGAGCTGCAGAAGCTTAAAGCTCAGCGGCCGCCCCGGAAGCCTGAGCTGGAGCCCCGCAGCAGGAGGGGGCTGATAGGAGACCCCAGGGTGACCGTCATCCCTGAGGTAGGCGGCCCCGAGGACAGCGAGGAGGACTCCGACGGTCCCATCCCGTATAGAGACGACGACAACGACGAtgacgacgacgatgatgaAGATCCCTCAA GTGGGCTAGCGAACCGTGTGAAGAGGAAGGACACATTAGCCCTGAGACTGGAGAaacaggagaagcagcagcgAGGAGAGAGGCATGGCCAGGAGAACGATGATGGGATGAGCTGGAGCAGCAGGGAGCAGTGGCTGGCAGTGAGAAACAAGATCGGCTCAGCGCTCACCAG GCGGCTGAGTCAGAGGCCAAGTCAAGaggagctggagcagagaaacattctTCCAG CCAAGAACGAAGTGGATCGACGGCTGGAGAGATCAGAGATCAAACGTAGGCTCACCAGAAAG TTGTCTCAAAGACCAACAGTGGCCGAGCTGCGGGCGAGGAAGATCCTACGTTTTCACGAGTACGTGGAGTGCACGCACGCTGAAGACTACGACCGGAGAGCAGACAAGCCATGGACCAAACTCACGCCTGCTGACAAG GCTGCCATTCGCAAAGAGCTCAATGAATTCAAGAGTTCAGAGATGGAAGTTCACGAAGAAAGCAAGATGTATACACG ATTTCACCGACCCTAG
- the phactr4a gene encoding phosphatase and actin regulator 4A isoform X7, protein MGHSASSESVAQQPAYPNTDQEVDLQQTTAGAEEGNSGDRTPPTKHKGKLSKMGKFFKKPWKWKKKKPSDKFTETSKALERRISVRKSRQELIDKGVLREIPENESTDVNHSKAPSLKNGHPVSMDIDRISQREADVKESLIKAPQGDERRSRAPSDASRTSRPPLDVDFHAGLSVDVDRRSRLSSDTEKKSGSLPRGVPPDDRYRREVRERRDERTDRDIRERRDRDEREKRDRDRDEREKRDRDRDEREKRDRDRDRDEREKRDRDRDEREKRDRDRDEREKRDRDRDEREKRERDRDERERRDRDEREKRDREQFEREKRDRDRDEREKRDRDEREKRDREQDERERRDREEREKKARERDERDRKDRDEKERTIREERERRDRDEKERRDRDERERKDRDRDEKDRRDRVEKERRDRNERERVDEREPEKKRRPVGQRSWDDSYAKAKTSQDLPETDLLPHLQSSSSAEVRRTTLPRYDKPVEFRSRTEFSQPGSGVIVVPAPSRHSPPTPPKRMTPVTKRHSVDPSPPSQVPESSATAPVLVPPAVSKSENSEDKTHAAVPQMCSESPPSLPSHIPPSPPRVKPLQPFSGPVPTVQTDPPSPTTEPPNQPPHIPLHIRIQKALASPRPVQPNPDSSQRAHSQLFEILDFTEEPEEGNVRFSLPVTIEPLRLPEDDDFDMEEELQKLKAQRPPRKPELEPRSRRGLIGDPRVTVIPEVGGPEDSEEDSDGPIPYRDDDNDDDDDDDEDPSSGLANRVKRKDTLALRLEKQEKQQRGERHGQENDDGMSWSSREQWLAVRNKIGSALTRRLSQRPSQEELEQRNILPAKNEVDRRLERSEIKRRLTRKLSQRPTVAELRARKILRFHEYVECTHAEDYDRRADKPWTKLTPADKAAIRKELNEFKSSEMEVHEESKMYTRFHRP, encoded by the exons ATGGGACACAGTGCTAGCAGCGAGTCTGTGGCCCAGCAACCAGCCTATCCCAACACTG ACCAGGAGGTTGACCTGCAACAGACTACAGCAGGGGCTGAAGAAGGAAACTCGGGTGACAGAACACCTCCaactaaacataaaggcaaATTGTCCAAAATGGGAAAGTTCTTCAAGAAGCcctggaaatggaagaagaagaagccaagTGACAAGTTCACAGAAACATCTAAAG CTTTGGAAAGAAGAATTTCTGTCAGGAAGTCTCGCCAAGAGCTTATTGACAAGGGGGTTTTAAGGGAAATCCCTGAGAATG AAAGCACTGATGTGAACCATTCCAAAGCTCCATCATTAAAAAATGGACACCCTGTATCAATGGACATAGACAGAATTTCTCAAAGGGAGGCTGACGTCAAGGAGAGTCTTATCAAGGCGCCTCAGGGAGATGAGCGGCGAAGTAGAGCTCCATCGGATGCTTCTCGAACTAGCAGGCCACCTCTGGATGTGGACTTTCATGCAGGGCTCTCTGTGGATGTGGACAGGCGAAGTCGTCTTTCATCAGATACTGAAAAGAAAAGCGGATCTCTTCCTCGAGGAGTGCCACCAGACGATAGATACCGCAGAGAAGTCAGAGAGAGAAGAGATGAACGGACAGACAGAGACATTCGAGAGAGGAGGGATCGGGACGAGAGGGAGAAGAGGGATCGAGATCGAGATGAGAGGGAGAAGAGGGATCGAGATCGGGATGAGAGGGAGAAGAGGGATAGAGATCGGGATCGGGATGAGAGGGAGAAGAGGGATCGAGATCGGGATGAGAGGGAGAAGAGGGATCGAGATCGGGATGAGAGGGAGAAAAGGGATCGAGATCGGGATGAGAGGGAGAAAAGGGAACGAGATCGGGATGAGAGAGAGCGAAGGGATCGGGATGAGAGGGAGAAGAGGGATCGAGAACAGTTTGAGAGGGAGAAAAGGGATCGAGATCGGGATGAGAGGGAGAAGAGAGATCGGGATGAGAGGGAAAAGAGGGATCGAGAACAGGATGAAAGAGAGCGAAGGGACcgggaggagagggagaaaaaggCTCGAGAACGGGATGAAAGAGACAGGAAGGACCGAGATGAGAAGGAGAGGACGATTCGAGAGGAAAGGGAAAGGAGGGATCGTGATGAGAAAGAGAGAAGGGATCGAGATGAGAGAGAAAGGAAGGACAGAGATCGGGATGAAAAAGATCGAAGGGATCGAGttgaaaaagaaaggagggatcgcaatgagagagagagggtggaTGAAAGAGAACCTGAAAAGAAGAGGAGACCAGTGGGTCAGCGGTCTTGGGATGACTCGTATGCTAAAGCCAAGACCAGCCAGGACCTCCCTGAAACTGACCTGCTTCCTCATCTACAGAGCAGTTCCTCAGCTGAAGTCCGAAGGACCACACTGCCCAGATATGACAAACCTGTAGAATTCCGAAGTCGCACAG AGTTTTCTCAGCCTGGCAGCGGTGTGATTGTGGTCCCAGCACCCTCTAGGCactctccccccaccccaccgAAGAGGATGACTCCGGTCACCAAGCGTCATTCAGTGGACCCTTCTCCTCCCAGCCAGGTCCCAGAGTCTTCTGCCACTGCCCCTGTTCTGGTGCCCCCTGCAGTCTCTAAATCAGAAAACAGTGAGGACAAGACACATGCCGCAGTTCCCCAGATGTGTAGCGAGTCTCCCCCCTCGCTTCCATCCCACATCCCTCCATCTCCTCCCAGGGTCAAGCCTCTCCAGCCGTTCTCTGGTCCTGTGCCTACTGTGCAAACTGACCCCCCCAGCCCAACAACAGAGCCTCCCAACCAGCCTCCACATATCCCTCTCCACATCCGTATACAGAAAGCCCTGGCAAGCCCCAGACCAGTTCAGCCCAACCCAGACAGTTCCCAGAGGGCTCATTCACAGCTGTTTGAGATTTTAGATTTCACTGAAGAGCCGGAGGAGGGTAACGTGCGCTTCTCGCTTCCTGTCACCATCGAACCTCTCAGACT GCCAGAGGATGATGACTTCGACATGGAGGAAGAGCTGCAGAAGCTTAAAGCTCAGCGGCCGCCCCGGAAGCCTGAGCTGGAGCCCCGCAGCAGGAGGGGGCTGATAGGAGACCCCAGGGTGACCGTCATCCCTGAGGTAGGCGGCCCCGAGGACAGCGAGGAGGACTCCGACGGTCCCATCCCGTATAGAGACGACGACAACGACGAtgacgacgacgatgatgaAGATCCCTCAA GTGGGCTAGCGAACCGTGTGAAGAGGAAGGACACATTAGCCCTGAGACTGGAGAaacaggagaagcagcagcgAGGAGAGAGGCATGGCCAGGAGAACGATGATGGGATGAGCTGGAGCAGCAGGGAGCAGTGGCTGGCAGTGAGAAACAAGATCGGCTCAGCGCTCACCAG GCGGCTGAGTCAGAGGCCAAGTCAAGaggagctggagcagagaaacattctTCCAG CCAAGAACGAAGTGGATCGACGGCTGGAGAGATCAGAGATCAAACGTAGGCTCACCAGAAAG TTGTCTCAAAGACCAACAGTGGCCGAGCTGCGGGCGAGGAAGATCCTACGTTTTCACGAGTACGTGGAGTGCACGCACGCTGAAGACTACGACCGGAGAGCAGACAAGCCATGGACCAAACTCACGCCTGCTGACAAG GCTGCCATTCGCAAAGAGCTCAATGAATTCAAGAGTTCAGAGATGGAAGTTCACGAAGAAAGCAAGATGTATACACG ATTTCACCGACCCTAG
- the phactr4a gene encoding phosphatase and actin regulator 4A isoform X1, producing MGHSASSESVAQQPAYPNTDQEVDLQQTTAGAEEGNSGDRTPPTKHKGKLSKMGKFFKKPWKWKKKKPSDKFTETSKALERRISVRKSRQELIDKGVLREIPENESTDVNHSKAPSLKNGHPVSMDIDRISQREADVKESLIKAPQGDERRSRAPSDASRTSRPPLDVDFHAGLSVDVDRRSRLSSDTEKKSGSLPRGVPPDDRYRREVRERRDERTDRDIRERRDRDEREKRDRDRDEREKRDRDRDEREKRDRDRDRDEREKRDRDRDEREKRDRDRDEREKRDRDRDEREKRERDRDERERRDRDEREKRDREQFEREKRDRDRDEREKRDRDEREKRDREQDERERRDREEREKKARERDERDRKDRDEKERTIREERERRDRDEKERRDRDERERKDRDRDEKDRRDRVEKERRDRNERERVDEREPEKKRRPVGQRSWDDSYAKAKTSQDLPETDLLPHLQSSSSAEVRRTTLPRYDKPVEFRSRTESLGVCFAPDPHPMQDSQQEPPPPRQALLPPKFPAGLPLESARSPTPSASSSSSSSSTSSSSSVEVPISKPLRTVSLIIEPPPHPPSAASPADFTTPPPIPPHAKQPPAPPPKPANRFSSPAVLASSLNRGCHVRQPCYWSSWSGQGALSLYLSLPVDLRHRACQTCTAEFSQPGSGVIVVPAPSRHSPPTPPKRMTPVTKRHSVDPSPPSQVPESSATAPVLVPPAVSKSENSEDKTHAAVPQMCSESPPSLPSHIPPSPPRVKPLQPFSGPVPTVQTDPPSPTTEPPNQPPHIPLHIRIQKALASPRPVQPNPDSSQRAHSQLFEILDFTEEPEEGNVRFSLPVTIEPLRLPEDDDFDMEEELQKLKAQRPPRKPELEPRSRRGLIGDPRVTVIPEVGGPEDSEEDSDGPIPYRDDDNDDDDDDDEDPSSGLANRVKRKDTLALRLEKQEKQQRGERHGQENDDGMSWSSREQWLAVRNKIGSALTRRLSQRPSQEELEQRNILPAKNEVDRRLERSEIKRRLTRKLSQRPTVAELRARKILRFHEYVECTHAEDYDRRADKPWTKLTPADKAAIRKELNEFKSSEMEVHEESKMYTRFHRP from the exons ATGGGACACAGTGCTAGCAGCGAGTCTGTGGCCCAGCAACCAGCCTATCCCAACACTG ACCAGGAGGTTGACCTGCAACAGACTACAGCAGGGGCTGAAGAAGGAAACTCGGGTGACAGAACACCTCCaactaaacataaaggcaaATTGTCCAAAATGGGAAAGTTCTTCAAGAAGCcctggaaatggaagaagaagaagccaagTGACAAGTTCACAGAAACATCTAAAG CTTTGGAAAGAAGAATTTCTGTCAGGAAGTCTCGCCAAGAGCTTATTGACAAGGGGGTTTTAAGGGAAATCCCTGAGAATG AAAGCACTGATGTGAACCATTCCAAAGCTCCATCATTAAAAAATGGACACCCTGTATCAATGGACATAGACAGAATTTCTCAAAGGGAGGCTGACGTCAAGGAGAGTCTTATCAAGGCGCCTCAGGGAGATGAGCGGCGAAGTAGAGCTCCATCGGATGCTTCTCGAACTAGCAGGCCACCTCTGGATGTGGACTTTCATGCAGGGCTCTCTGTGGATGTGGACAGGCGAAGTCGTCTTTCATCAGATACTGAAAAGAAAAGCGGATCTCTTCCTCGAGGAGTGCCACCAGACGATAGATACCGCAGAGAAGTCAGAGAGAGAAGAGATGAACGGACAGACAGAGACATTCGAGAGAGGAGGGATCGGGACGAGAGGGAGAAGAGGGATCGAGATCGAGATGAGAGGGAGAAGAGGGATCGAGATCGGGATGAGAGGGAGAAGAGGGATAGAGATCGGGATCGGGATGAGAGGGAGAAGAGGGATCGAGATCGGGATGAGAGGGAGAAGAGGGATCGAGATCGGGATGAGAGGGAGAAAAGGGATCGAGATCGGGATGAGAGGGAGAAAAGGGAACGAGATCGGGATGAGAGAGAGCGAAGGGATCGGGATGAGAGGGAGAAGAGGGATCGAGAACAGTTTGAGAGGGAGAAAAGGGATCGAGATCGGGATGAGAGGGAGAAGAGAGATCGGGATGAGAGGGAAAAGAGGGATCGAGAACAGGATGAAAGAGAGCGAAGGGACcgggaggagagggagaaaaaggCTCGAGAACGGGATGAAAGAGACAGGAAGGACCGAGATGAGAAGGAGAGGACGATTCGAGAGGAAAGGGAAAGGAGGGATCGTGATGAGAAAGAGAGAAGGGATCGAGATGAGAGAGAAAGGAAGGACAGAGATCGGGATGAAAAAGATCGAAGGGATCGAGttgaaaaagaaaggagggatcgcaatgagagagagagggtggaTGAAAGAGAACCTGAAAAGAAGAGGAGACCAGTGGGTCAGCGGTCTTGGGATGACTCGTATGCTAAAGCCAAGACCAGCCAGGACCTCCCTGAAACTGACCTGCTTCCTCATCTACAGAGCAGTTCCTCAGCTGAAGTCCGAAGGACCACACTGCCCAGATATGACAAACCTGTAGAATTCCGAAGTCGCACAG AGTCTCTTGGTGTCTGCTTTGCCCCTGACCCTCATCCGATGCAAGACTCCCAACAGGAACCTCCCCCACCCAGGCAGGCTTTGCTCCCTCCTAAATTCCCTGCTGGTCTTCCTCTTGAGTCTGCCAGAAGTCCAACCCCCTCCgcttcatcctcttcctcttcttcctccacctcctcttcctcctctgttgAAGTACCTATTTCCAAGCCACTGAGGACAGTGTCCTTAATAATCGAACCCCCACCTCATCCCCCCAGTGCTGCTTCTCCAGCTGACTTTACCACACCTCCCCCCATCCCTCCCCATGCCAAGCAGCCTCCTGCCCCTCCACCCAAACCTGCCAACCGCTTCAGCAGCCCTGCAGTGCTTG CTTCCTCCCTGAACAGGGGCTGTCATGTCAGGCAGCCTTGTTACTGGAGCAGCTGGAGTGGGCAGGGCGCGCTCAGCCTGTACCTTTCTCTGCCCGTGGACCTTCGCCACAGGGCTTGCCAGACCTGTACAG CAGAGTTTTCTCAGCCTGGCAGCGGTGTGATTGTGGTCCCAGCACCCTCTAGGCactctccccccaccccaccgAAGAGGATGACTCCGGTCACCAAGCGTCATTCAGTGGACCCTTCTCCTCCCAGCCAGGTCCCAGAGTCTTCTGCCACTGCCCCTGTTCTGGTGCCCCCTGCAGTCTCTAAATCAGAAAACAGTGAGGACAAGACACATGCCGCAGTTCCCCAGATGTGTAGCGAGTCTCCCCCCTCGCTTCCATCCCACATCCCTCCATCTCCTCCCAGGGTCAAGCCTCTCCAGCCGTTCTCTGGTCCTGTGCCTACTGTGCAAACTGACCCCCCCAGCCCAACAACAGAGCCTCCCAACCAGCCTCCACATATCCCTCTCCACATCCGTATACAGAAAGCCCTGGCAAGCCCCAGACCAGTTCAGCCCAACCCAGACAGTTCCCAGAGGGCTCATTCACAGCTGTTTGAGATTTTAGATTTCACTGAAGAGCCGGAGGAGGGTAACGTGCGCTTCTCGCTTCCTGTCACCATCGAACCTCTCAGACT GCCAGAGGATGATGACTTCGACATGGAGGAAGAGCTGCAGAAGCTTAAAGCTCAGCGGCCGCCCCGGAAGCCTGAGCTGGAGCCCCGCAGCAGGAGGGGGCTGATAGGAGACCCCAGGGTGACCGTCATCCCTGAGGTAGGCGGCCCCGAGGACAGCGAGGAGGACTCCGACGGTCCCATCCCGTATAGAGACGACGACAACGACGAtgacgacgacgatgatgaAGATCCCTCAA GTGGGCTAGCGAACCGTGTGAAGAGGAAGGACACATTAGCCCTGAGACTGGAGAaacaggagaagcagcagcgAGGAGAGAGGCATGGCCAGGAGAACGATGATGGGATGAGCTGGAGCAGCAGGGAGCAGTGGCTGGCAGTGAGAAACAAGATCGGCTCAGCGCTCACCAG GCGGCTGAGTCAGAGGCCAAGTCAAGaggagctggagcagagaaacattctTCCAG CCAAGAACGAAGTGGATCGACGGCTGGAGAGATCAGAGATCAAACGTAGGCTCACCAGAAAG TTGTCTCAAAGACCAACAGTGGCCGAGCTGCGGGCGAGGAAGATCCTACGTTTTCACGAGTACGTGGAGTGCACGCACGCTGAAGACTACGACCGGAGAGCAGACAAGCCATGGACCAAACTCACGCCTGCTGACAAG GCTGCCATTCGCAAAGAGCTCAATGAATTCAAGAGTTCAGAGATGGAAGTTCACGAAGAAAGCAAGATGTATACACG ATTTCACCGACCCTAG